The nucleotide window TCACCAGCGAGAACCGCATCACCAGGTAGAGCACCACATGGATGGCCGCGATCGCCGTCCAGACGGCGAGCTGGGCGGCGGCGCCGTGCGCGTGCTGCACGGCCAGGATCACCGACACGATCGCGCCGGGACCGGCCAGCAGCGGCATGCCCAGCGGCACCAGCGCCACATTGACGTCCTTGGTCTGGGTCGGCTCCTCCGACTTCCCGGTCAGCAGATCCAGCGCGACCAGCAGGAGCAGCAGCCCGCCCGCGATCATCAGCGCGGGCGTCGAGATGTGCAGCCGGCCCAGGATCTGGCGGCCGAAGAGGCCGAAGACGGCGATGACGCAGAAGGCGACGGCGGCCGCCTGCCAGGCCATCCGGCGCTGCACCTTGGCCGGGCGGCCGGAGGTCAGGGCCAGGAAGATCGGCGTGATCCCGGGCGGGTCCATGATCACGAAGAGGGTGACGAACAGGGTACTGAAGACGGCGACGTCGAACACGGTGATGGCCTTGCGAGAGGTGGTACGGGACAAGCGCTCACGGGCAGGGCGCAGCGCGCGGGTCCGTGAGGAGCACGGAAGGAGAGAACGGAAGGAGAGAAGGGAGGAGAGAGACGGGGCGCCGGGTGCGCTGTCCGGGCCGGTGAGGACGAGGGCGCGCGCAAGCGTGCCGCCGGGCGGTCCGCGGTGGGGTCAGCCGCCGGTGCCGGGGACGGGGAAGGCGCCGGTCGCACGGCGCACGATCTCGCCGTAGATCTCGGGGTCGGTGGTGTATTCGCCAAGGCGGCAGGTCTTACGGCTGCCGTGGTAGTCGCTGGAGCCGGTGGCCAGCAGGCCGAGGTCGGCGGCCATGGCGTGCAGCCGGGCGCGGGTCGGCGCGTCGTGGTCCATGTGGTCGGCCTCGATGCCGTCGAGTCCGGACGCGGCGAGTTCGGCCAGCACGTGCTCGGGTACGCAGCTGCCGCGCTTGACGGCCAGCGGGTGCGCGAAGACGGTGACCCCGCCCGCGGCCTTGACCAGCCGGATCGCCTCGAACGGGTCGAGTTCGTGCTTGTCCACGTACGCCCGGCCGTCATTGGCGAGCCACTGGGAGGTGAACGCGTCGGAGACGGTGGGGACCACGCCCAGGTCGACGAGGGCGGTGGCGAGGTGCGGCCGGCCCACGGCGCCGTCCCCGGCGATCCGGGCGACCTGCTCCCAGGTGATCGGCACCCCGAGGTCGCGCAGCTTGGCGACCATGCCCCGGGCCCGCGGCACCCGGTCGTCGCGCACCAGCTCCCGCTCACGGGCGAGTTCCGGCTCCTCGGGGTCGAAGAGGTAGGCGAGGAGATGCAGACTCACGCCGTCGATCCGGCAGGAGAGTTCGGCGCCGGTGACCAGCGTCAGCCCCTCGGGCAGCGCGGCACGCGCCTCGGCATGCCCGCCGACGGTGTCGTGGTCGGTCAGCGCGACGACGTCCAGACCGGCGGCGGCGTTGCGGACCAGCTCGGCGGGGGTGTCCGTGCCGTCGGACGCCGTGGAGTGGGTGTGCAGATCGATGCGCACGACGCGGACTCCAGACTGCTGCGGGACGGACACGGGACGAGACCCGGGGGGACATCGGGTACGGGTACACCCTAGGGGGACCTCAGAAGGATACCGGGCGGCCGGACGGCGCCCCGACGGTGCGGCGGCCCGGCCGTGCGCGCGGGCCGTCCGTCAGCCCAGGATCCGCGGGGAGAGCGCCCCGCACGGCAGCAGATCCACCTCGGCGCCGGCCTCGCGCAGATCCGTCAGCACCAGCTCGTCGTACAGCAGCAGCCCCGACTGCTCGGGCCAGGCGATCGCCCAGAGCCACAGCCCGCGGGCCTCGCCCGCGAAGACGGCGCGGTCCGGGGGTGCGTGGTCGACGTGCCACAGCGGGGTCGGGCGGCCGGCGGCGAGCACCTTGCCGTGCGGGGCGGTGTCCACGCACATGTGGGGGCCGGGGTCGGGGCCGTCGATCCCGGCATAGCGCGCGCCGAGTCCGACGCCCAGCTCCTCGGCGATCAGGAGCAGTTCACCGGGGCCGCCGAGCGGTCCGGGGCCCGAGCAGGCCACCGCGGTGGCGCGGCCGCCGCTGCGCTCGTCGCCGGCGCAGGCCACGCCGGTGAACAGCCAGCCGACCGGCAGCGGCCAGGGCATCCAGACGGGCACCTGCGCGCGGTGCACGACGACGCCGAGCGCCTCGACGCTCGGCGGGACGACCGGCTGGAGCGGATGCACGCCCCCGTGCTTCTCGCACTGCCAGGTGTCGGAGAAGAGACCGGGCGCCCTCACCCGGCCTCCGCACTTCGGGCAACTGGGTTCGCCCCTCATAGGGATCCACGGTCCTCCAGCCCCGCCGCCGCGTCAAGGACGATCACCCCACCGGTGTGCCCCGAATCACCTGCCGCGCCGCGTATTTGGCCGCTCGCTCCGGCGCACCCCGGCCCATCCAAGAGTAGTTGCCTCTTGCACCATTTAGCGCGTCTAACTTATTGTGTGTAAACGACAACGATCTCGGGCGGGCCGTACGGGCGCCCCGGACGCGGTACGCACCACCGGCGACCGGCCACGGACCACCGGCGACAGAAAGGGGACCCGCAGCATGCGCGGCACGAACAGCGGCGGCCACCGCGGCGCGGACGATCCGTCCGGGCGGGGCGGCGCCTCCGTCCTGCGCCAGCCGAAGGCCGTTTGGGCCACGGCGGGCGCCTCGGTCGTGGCCTTCATGGGCATCGGCCTCGTCGACCCGATCCTCCCCTCGATCGCCGGGGGCCTGCACGCCACCCACAGCCAGGTCTCCCTCCTCTTCACCTCCTACTTCCTGATCACCGCCTGCGCGATGCTGCTCACCGGCTTCGTCTCCAGCCGGATCGGCGGCCGCCGGACGCTGCTGGCCGGTCTGGCGCTGGTGGTGGTCTTCGCGGCGCTCGCCGGTACGTCGGGGTCGGTCGGCGAACTGGTCGGCTTCCGGGCCGGCTGGGGCCTGGGCAACGCCCTGTTCGTCTCCACCTCGCTGGCGGTCATCGTGGGCGCCGCGCGTCCCCCGGGGGCCTCGCGCGACGGTGCGGCCCCGGGCGGCGGGCGAGGGGCGGGCGGCAACGCGGCGGCGATCCTGCTGTACGAGTCGGCGCTGGGGCTCGGCATGGCCTGCGGGCCGCTGCTCGGCGCCGTGCTGGGCGACATGAAGTGGCGATACCCGTTCTTCGGCACCGCCGCCTTGATGGCCGTCGGCTTCCTCGCGATCACGGCCTTCCTCCAGGAGCAGCCGAAGCCGGCCAGGAAGACCTCGCTCCTCGACCCGGTCAGGGCGCTCGGCCACGGCGGACTGGCCGCGACCGCCGTCTCCGCGTTCTTCTACAACTACGCGTTCTTCACGGTGCTGGCCTTCACCCCCTTCGTGCTGAACATGTCGCCGTACGCCTCGGGCGGTGTCTTCTTCGCCTGGGGCGTGCTGCTCGCGGTCTTCTCGGTGCTCGTGGCGCCCCGGCTGCAGCACCGCTTCGGCTCGCTGACGGTGCTGGGCGGATCGCTGCTGCTGCTCGCCGCCGACCTGCTGGTGCTGGGCTACGGCGACCACACCACCGCCGTCGTCTGTACGGTGCTCTCCGGTGCCTTCATCGGCGTGAACAACACCGTCTTCACGGAACTGGCGCTGGGCGTCTCGCCGGCACCGCGCCCGGTGGCGAGCGCCGGCTACAACTTCGTGCGGTGGTTCGCGGCGGCCGCCGCGCCGTTCCTCGCCCCCAGGATCGAGGAGTGGACCGATGTCCACGTCCCCTTCGTCATCGCGGCCGCCGCCGCGGTGGCCGGCGCGCTCACCGTCGCCGTCCGCCGCCGGGCGCTGACCGCGACCGGGGAGCGGGCGCCGGCGCCGCGGCACGCCACGGAGGGCGGCGTCACGGCCCTCGCCGGCTGAACCGGACCGGGCGCCGCGCACCGCGCCCGGCACGGAAACTGACGCCCCGTCCGGTCAGCACCGAGGACGGACGGGGCGCACCGGAGCGCGGGTCAGTCGAGGGGCACGCCCGCCCGCTGCGGGTCCCGCAGGTCCGTGCCGTGCTCCAGCCAGCGCTTCTCCAGGGCCTCGGCGCCGTGCACCCGCTTCCAGGCGGCCTCGTTGGGCGTCATCGGCAGCAGCGGCAGAAATCGGACCGGCTCCCTCGGCCCGTCGAGCGCGAGGTCCTCGACGAGACCCCCGGGCGAGGCGACCAGCACGGAGGTGAAGGCCGCCCCCGGCCACAGCGGCTCCCCCACGTCGAGCGACGCACCGGGCGCCACGACGACCCCTTCCACCTGCGGCGACGCGGCAAGCACGGCGAGCGGCCGGAGCACCTTGTCGGTGTCCGCACGGCCGGCGCGCACGGACAGCAGGAGTTCGGCGCGCGGTCCGCGCAGCGGGTCGGCCAGGACGGCCGTCGGGTCGGCCATCGGCTGTGCGGACATCCCGAGCGTGGCGTAACGCACCACCCCGCTGTCCGCGAAGCGGAGGACCTCGATACGGTCGGTCCCGAGAAACGTGACGGCGGCGCGTGCGTCCGGCTCGCCCAGAGTGGTGCGCAACCGGGCTTCGACCAGCTCAAGAACGTCAGACATGCCGTGAGCATAGGCCGGTCGCCCAGTCCGTCGGCGCCCGTCCATGAGGTGCTCCGCGGCGCCCCCGTTCTTCGTATGGAACAGGCAAAGCGGCGCAGCAGGGCAGCAGGCGGCTGATAGCCTTGCCGTCTGGTCAGGGAATGACGTCGTCCCCCAACGGGGACCGGCCGGAGGAGGTGGGGCTGCGGTGGATCCGAGTCGACCGTGCAGTACCGATAGTTCTCCTGTCATCCCCCTCGCGCAGCGAATCTCCTGATCCGAGAGCTTCCGTACCCCGCCGTCCAGCGGCGAAACCAGGGAAGCACCTTTGCGCCGGAAGTAGATGACGGAAGAGCGCCTTCGACTCTTTGTTCCGTGTTTTCTGCGAACTGCCGTCAGTACCCCCGCACGGAGCGCCGCCCGCTTTGCGGACGTACGGCCGATGACGCCTCGTACGTCCACGTTCCGGGCAGCGTTGCGCCCCGCGCCCGCAGCTGACGGCCGGCCCGTGAAGGAGCCTGCCATGTCGATGATCCGTGACCTGCGTGCCGCCGTCCGTCCCGCCCGGCGCCGCGACGACTCCCCTTACCCCTACGACGCGTCCACGAAGGGCTGCGCCAACAGCGCCATCGTGGACTGCGGCGTGTACCGCGAGGGCCGCCGGGTCAGTGACCACGTCTCGCCCGCCGAGGCGATGGCGTCGGTGCGGTCCGAGGGCGGCTTCGCCTGGATCGGGCTGCACGAGCCGACCGAGGCCGAATTCGCCGGCATTGCCCAGGAATTCGGGCTGCACCCGCTCGCCGTCGAGGACGCCGTGCACGCCCACCAGCGGCCCAAGCTGGAGCGGTACGACGAGACCCTGTTCACGGTCTTCAAGACGGTCCACTACGTCGAGCACACCGAGCTGACCGCGACCAGCGAGGTCGTGGAGACCGGCGAGGTGATGTGCTTCACCGGGCGGGACTTCATCGTGACCGTGCGGCACGGCGGCCAGGGCTCGCTGCGCGCCCTGCGGCACCGGCTCCAGGACGACCCGGAGCTGCTGGCCAAGGGGCCGTCCGCGGTGCTGCACGCCATCGCCGACCAGGTCGTCGACGGCTACATGGCGGTGGCCGGCGCGGTCCAGGACGACATCGACGAGGTGGAGATCGACGTCTTCAGCTCGGGCACCACCGGCAAGGGCGCCGGCGTCAAGGGCTCCCCCAAGGGCGGCGACGCCGGGCGGATCTACCAACTCAAGCGTGAGGTACTGGAGTTCAAGCGTGCGGTGTCGCCGCTGCTGCGGCCGATGCAGGTGCTGAGCGAGCGTCCGATGCGGCTGGTGGACGCCGACATCCAGAAGTACTTCCGGGACGTCGCCGACCACCTGGCGCGGGTCAACGAGCAGGTGCTGTCCTTCGACGATCTGCTCAACTCCATCCTCCAGGCCAACCTCGCGCAGGCGGCCGTCGCGCAGAACGAGGACATGCGCAAGATCACGGCGTGGGCGGCGATCTTCGCCGTCCCGACGATGATCGCCGGGATCTACGGCATGAACTTCGACTACATGCCCGAGCTGCACTGGAAGTTCGGCTACCCGGCCGTGCTGCTGGCGACGGTCGCGATCTGCTTCGGCATCCGCCGGGGGTTCAAGCGCAACGGGTGGCTGTGACCCGGCCGGCGGCCACCCCCCGGCAGCTCGCCGTCCGGGCGGCTCCGGACGGCGCGGGACGGGGCCATTAGGCTGGTCCGTATGACGGAGACCGTGTCGCAGGCCCTGCAGGATCGGGCGCTCATCGAAGAGGCCACGAAGAAGTCCGGCCTCATCTGGGTGCGCGGGAGCGCGGGCCCGTCCCGGGCGCTGTGGCACCTGTGGCTCGACGGCGCCGCCTGTCTCGTCGGGGACGGCCCCGGCGAGCAGCCGCTGGCCGGCCTCGGGCTCACCGACGGCGGCCCGGCGACGGTGACCGTCCGCAGCAAGGAGAAGGGCGGCCGGCTGATCGTCTGGCAGGCCCGGGTCGTCGAGCCGGCGCCGGAGAGCGAGGCCTGGCGGGCCGCGGTCGACGAGCTCAAGGGCAAGCGGCTCAACGCTCCGGACGCGGACACCCTCACCGAGCGCTGGGCCCGTGAGTGCCGGGTGCTGCGCCTGGAGCCGACCGGGGAGGCCAGGCAGCGCCCCGGCCGGATGCCCGAGGAGTCCCACGCGGCGCCGCCGCTGGCCACGCCCGCGATCACCCGGCGGCCCGCCCCGGCCGCGCTGCCGAAGCTGCTGCGGCGGGGGCGGAAGGGCTGAGGCCCGCTCGGCCCTTCCGTCAGATCTTGCTGCCGTAGTCCACGACCTGCCCCTTGTCCGGCGCCTGGAGGTCCACGCGCTTGCCCCAGTCGTCGAGCCGGAGCACACCCGCCCCGCCGGCGCGCTGCAGCCGCAGCGGGTAGGGCGTCCCCTCCAGCGAGACGTCCAGGGTGCCGCCCGCGCCGGCGCCGGCGGTCACCCGGACGGTGCGCACCCCGTCGATGTCGCTGCGGTCACCGGCCGTCCGGCTGCCGTGCAGCGCGAGCAGGCCGGTGAGCAGCGTGTCCTTGTCGGTGAAGCCGCTGAAGCGCTTGTAGACCGGGTCCGCGGCGGGCACCTTGACGTATTTGCCGTCGAGCTTGCTCGCCGCCCGGCCGGAGGTGCCCGAGGCGCCGCCCTTCTCGCCGGCCCAGAAGGCCGCGTCGGCCTTCAGATAGAGCGCGTCGCCGACCCGCAGCAGCTGGAAGGCGGCCGCCTTCGTGGTCAGCTCGCCCTTGGCGCCGTCCTTCGCCAGGCTCATGTCGAGCTTGTAGGTGCGGCCCTGGCTGACGACGTTGCCGGACAGGTGCACCGTCCCGGCGCGCTGGGCCGCGGCCCGCGCCTTGGCCTCGATCTTCGTGGCGGGCAGCTTCCCCACCCCGTTGGTGCCGGCGTCCGGGTCCTCGCCGCCGCAGCCCGTCAGCGCCGCGGCCAGTGCCGCGCAGAGGGCCCCGACCAGCGCCGACCGGCCCGTACGACGGGGTCCGGAGGGGGATCGGGGGCCGGCGCCCGGGGGGATCGCGCTCACGTGGGCTGTGCCTCCTGATGCGGGTGACCTCGACAGCAGTACGGCAGCGTACCTGGCGCGCGCCCGCGCGTCGGCGGGGTACGTGGCGGTCACCCTACGGCCTCTTCCACCGGGGCGGCCGCGACCCGGGCACGTTAGCCTGAACCCGCATTCATGCCGTGTTTCCGGACCGAACGGGAGAAAGGGCGGCGCTCTGCATGGCAGTGGTGACTCCCCGGGTCTTCGTCTCCCATCTCTCCGGCACCCCCGTCTTCGACCCCAACGGCGACCAGGTCGGGCGGCTGCGGGATCTCGTCGCG belongs to Streptomyces sp. NBC_01454 and includes:
- a CDS encoding MarC family protein; protein product: MFDVAVFSTLFVTLFVIMDPPGITPIFLALTSGRPAKVQRRMAWQAAAVAFCVIAVFGLFGRQILGRLHISTPALMIAGGLLLLLVALDLLTGKSEEPTQTKDVNVALVPLGMPLLAGPGAIVSVILAVQHAHGAAAQLAVWTAIAAIHVVLYLVMRFSLVIIRVIKDGGVVLVTRLAGMMLSALAVQQIINGVLQVIQSA
- a CDS encoding PHP domain-containing protein — translated: MRIDLHTHSTASDGTDTPAELVRNAAAGLDVVALTDHDTVGGHAEARAALPEGLTLVTGAELSCRIDGVSLHLLAYLFDPEEPELARERELVRDDRVPRARGMVAKLRDLGVPITWEQVARIAGDGAVGRPHLATALVDLGVVPTVSDAFTSQWLANDGRAYVDKHELDPFEAIRLVKAAGGVTVFAHPLAVKRGSCVPEHVLAELAASGLDGIEADHMDHDAPTRARLHAMAADLGLLATGSSDYHGSRKTCRLGEYTTDPEIYGEIVRRATGAFPVPGTGG
- a CDS encoding DUF6758 family protein, producing the protein MRGEPSCPKCGGRVRAPGLFSDTWQCEKHGGVHPLQPVVPPSVEALGVVVHRAQVPVWMPWPLPVGWLFTGVACAGDERSGGRATAVACSGPGPLGGPGELLLIAEELGVGLGARYAGIDGPDPGPHMCVDTAPHGKVLAAGRPTPLWHVDHAPPDRAVFAGEARGLWLWAIAWPEQSGLLLYDELVLTDLREAGAEVDLLPCGALSPRILG
- a CDS encoding MFS transporter, producing MRGTNSGGHRGADDPSGRGGASVLRQPKAVWATAGASVVAFMGIGLVDPILPSIAGGLHATHSQVSLLFTSYFLITACAMLLTGFVSSRIGGRRTLLAGLALVVVFAALAGTSGSVGELVGFRAGWGLGNALFVSTSLAVIVGAARPPGASRDGAAPGGGRGAGGNAAAILLYESALGLGMACGPLLGAVLGDMKWRYPFFGTAALMAVGFLAITAFLQEQPKPARKTSLLDPVRALGHGGLAATAVSAFFYNYAFFTVLAFTPFVLNMSPYASGGVFFAWGVLLAVFSVLVAPRLQHRFGSLTVLGGSLLLLAADLLVLGYGDHTTAVVCTVLSGAFIGVNNTVFTELALGVSPAPRPVASAGYNFVRWFAAAAAPFLAPRIEEWTDVHVPFVIAAAAAVAGALTVAVRRRALTATGERAPAPRHATEGGVTALAG
- a CDS encoding suppressor of fused domain protein; the protein is MSDVLELVEARLRTTLGEPDARAAVTFLGTDRIEVLRFADSGVVRYATLGMSAQPMADPTAVLADPLRGPRAELLLSVRAGRADTDKVLRPLAVLAASPQVEGVVVAPGASLDVGEPLWPGAAFTSVLVASPGGLVEDLALDGPREPVRFLPLLPMTPNEAAWKRVHGAEALEKRWLEHGTDLRDPQRAGVPLD
- a CDS encoding magnesium and cobalt transport protein CorA, coding for MSMIRDLRAAVRPARRRDDSPYPYDASTKGCANSAIVDCGVYREGRRVSDHVSPAEAMASVRSEGGFAWIGLHEPTEAEFAGIAQEFGLHPLAVEDAVHAHQRPKLERYDETLFTVFKTVHYVEHTELTATSEVVETGEVMCFTGRDFIVTVRHGGQGSLRALRHRLQDDPELLAKGPSAVLHAIADQVVDGYMAVAGAVQDDIDEVEIDVFSSGTTGKGAGVKGSPKGGDAGRIYQLKREVLEFKRAVSPLLRPMQVLSERPMRLVDADIQKYFRDVADHLARVNEQVLSFDDLLNSILQANLAQAAVAQNEDMRKITAWAAIFAVPTMIAGIYGMNFDYMPELHWKFGYPAVLLATVAICFGIRRGFKRNGWL